TTCGGAATGACTCTTGGAGGCGGAACTGAATTCTTGCTCTATTCGGATAGAATAGTAGCACACCATGAACTCTATATGGGTCTTGTTGAAGTGGGTGTTGGTTTGATTCCTGCTGGTGGAGGAACCACAGAATTACTTAAACGAGCAATGACTCAAGTAGAAAAAGAAGCAGATCCGTTACCATATATTCGCGAGGCTTTTAAAACTATTGGTTTGGCAAAAGTCTCAGATAGTGCGCATAACGCAAGAGAAATTGGATTTTTAAGGGATGAAGATATTATAGTGATGAACAGGCATTTACTTATCTCTGTAGCGAAACAAGAAGCTCTTGCAATGGTGGAATCTGGTTATCAGCCACCGGCAAAGGAAGATATCCAGGTGTTAGGTGATAAGGCAATGAGTGTAATGAAGGTTATGCTATATGTGATGCATGAAGCACGATTTGCTACTGATTATGACAAGGTACTAAGTCTTCGGGTAGGGAATATCTTGGCTGGAGGAGAATTAAGTGAGCCACAACTAGTACCTGAGGATTACCTACTTAAGTTAGAAAGAGAAGCGATACTTGATTGTTTCAAAGATGAACGCACACATGCTCGAATTGAGCATATGATGAAGACTGGAAAACCATTAAGGAATTGATATGAGTACTGCATATATCGTAGCAGCAAAAAGAACTGCGTGTGGAAAAGCAAACAAAGGATCCCTTAGATTTACCTATCCCGATACACTAGGGGGTGAAGTAATTAAAGACCTTCTTAAAGAAGTTCCTTCATTGGATTCGGCTCAAGTAGATGATGTGATAATGGGGTGTGCATTTCCCGAGGCCTCTCAAGGATTAAATATAGCACGGCAAATTGCTTTTCTGGGAGGTCTTCCGGATTCGGTTCCCGGAGTCACAGTAAATCGTTTTTGTTCATCCGGACTGCAAACCATAGCGATGGCTTCTGAGCGAATAATAGCAGGAGGGGCAGATGTAATTATCGCTGGTGGGGTAGAGTCAATGAGTATGGTTCCTATGGGAGGATTATCGTTTCAACCTAATCCAACGTTAGTAGATAATCGCCCGGAAGTATATATCAGCATGGGGCTTACAGCTGAAAATGTTGCTGAGAAATATGGCATTAGCCGTGAAAATCAGGACGCCTTCGCATTGCAAAGTCATATGCGATCTATAGCTGCTTGGGAGAATGGGAAGTTTGATAACCAGATCACTACGGTTCAGGTTGAAGAGAAAAAAATTACAGCCGAAGGAGAGTTAGTCAAAGAAATTTTTTCCTTCTCAAAAGATGAAGGCCCAAGGGCTGATACTTCTGTAGAAGTATTAAGTGGACTGAGAGCAGTTTTTAAAGCAGGTGGATCTGTTACTGCTGGTAATTCCTCACAAATGAATGATGCGGCAGCTGCTGTATTAGTGATGAGCGAAGAAAAAGTAAAAGAACTTGGTCTAACTCCTATAGCCCGGTATGTAGGTTTTGATGTGGCAGGGGTAGCGCCGGAATATATGGGTATTGGGCCTGTTGAGGCAGTTCCCAAAGTTTTGAAAAGGACAGGGGTTAATAAAAATAGCATTGACTTAATTGAACTAAATGAAGCGTTTGCTGCTCAGTCATTGGCCGTGATTAGGGAGTTGGAGCTGGATCAGGAAATCACAAATGTAAACGGCGGGGCAATTGCGATGGGGCATCCTCTGGGATGTACCGGAGCCAAGCTAACCACTCAGATCTTACACGAAATGCAATCTCGAAACTCTAAATATGGCATGGTTACTATGTGTATAGGTGGGGGAATGGGAGCTGCGGGTATTTTTGAAAATTTAAATTGATCAGGCATGTTTAAAGAAGATACACTAAAGGGAAAAACCATTTTAATTACTGGAGGAGGAAGTGGCCTGGGTTTGGCAATGGCAAAAGGTTTTACCAGGCATGGAGCTGATGTTGCTATTTGTGGAAGAACCGAAGAAAAATTGCAATCAGCTGTTAATGAAATTAGTAAGGAAAAGGAGGGAGCAGTTTCAAGATATTATATAGTGGATGTGAGAGATCATGGAGCAGTAAGTGAAATGATTTCAAAAGTAATTTCGGATTATGGTTCCCTTGAGGGTCTTGTCAATAATGCTGCTGGTAACTTCCTTTCTGCATCTGAGGACTTATCTCCTGGAGGGTTCAAGGCCATTGTGGATATAGTACTTCACGGAAGTTTTAATTGTACACATGCATTTGGTAATTATCTAATTAATGAAGGCAAAGAAGGAGCAATTTTAAATATTGTGACCACTTATGCGGAAAGCACAGGATGTGCATTTGTACTTCCATCGGCTTGCAGCAAAGCAGGGGTGCTTACTATGACTCGATCTCTTGGCTATGAATGGGCTGAGTATGGCATTAGGGTGAATGCAATTGCTCCTGGTCCATTTCCAACGGAAGGGGCGTGGTCTCGATTAGTACCTGGGAAAGATGCAGAGGCATTATTTTTAAAGAAAATTCCAATGAAGAGATATGGAAAACATGAGGAACTCGCTAATTTAGCTACGTTCCTCATGTCTGACCTCGCTCCTTATATAACTGGAGAATCTGTTGTAATTGATGGAGGAGAGCGGCTTCAAGCTGGGCAGTTTAACTTTATTAGTGAGTTAATGTCACGAGATGATTTAAAAAAAGCATTTAAATCAATCAGGCCTAAGTAAAACTATAATATCAAGGCTAAAATAATTATTACAAGAATCAATCCTAGATAGAACACTTCTGTTCGAATATCTGTTTTGTGAAGCCCGAACAATCTTTTATTAATGAAATGTTCTAGACCAAGCTTATAATAGTGATTGTATAATCCGGATTTCATTTTACCCTCCTAATATAAAGGGGCTGGATTATTCCAATTCGCTTTCATTTACTTGCTTCTCCAGAGCTGCAATACGGTCTTCCAGGCGCTTCACCAATAACTGGTATTTGTCGATCTTTATTTTCTGACCATCGATAATGGTTTCAACCCAAAGTTGATCACCTTTATCATATTTGGCAGTTGTAACTAATTCAAAGGTGTTGTGATCGTATAGTTTCCAAATACCATGCGGCTTCAAACGTTCACCGACTTTAAAGTACTGTCCTTTTTGTAGAACATTACCCTCTTCATCTGTATAAACTACATCGTAATGATTGCCAATTACATGTGTGACTTTCTTTTCGTTTTCAGTCGAAGTTATAGTTTGTTGTGCATTTGTAGTAGATAGCGTTGCTGCTAAAAAAACAAACAGCGTAAAAATGTATTTTTTCATAACAATACCTCTCTAATTTTACTGACATTGCTATGTTACCAAATTGTTAACTCAAAGTAAAGTTAACATCACCTTAATATTATCTAAATGTTACGTGAATTGTGTAAGTCGTTGTTTTACTTTCTCAATTTGAATGGCGAGTTGAAGAGCATCATAACTGGTATATGCAGTCTCTTTATTAAGTTGAACAGCTTTAAGGAATAATAGTGCAGCCTTTTCTGCTGCTGTTGACGGGTCAAAGACCTGTTTCTCAAAAAACAGTCTATTGCTATCGCTTACCCGTCCAAGTTTTATGGTTTGAGTAGGGACATTGCATTCAAGAAATGAAGACTTATTTGAAATAAGTCTTTTGTGGTTACTTTCAGATGCTCCACTGTATACATTAATTGAAGCAGTAGAACCATTATCAAACCTAAGAAACAAATGAAAGGAAACCGGCAATGTGCCCTGAAGATTGATCTGTTTTGCTTCAAGATTATGAATTCCGCTATCAATCCATTTGAGGCATAATCCTAGCTCATCTATCCAGAGATGCTCAAATTCTGTTTCAGCATCAATAATTTGATTTCTGTTTACTTCTTTTTCTATATGGATATAGTTGGGCTTTCCCACTTTATCAATCATCCACTGGGTAGCAGGAGCAAGAGTTGGCCAATGTGCGAACTGTACCAATACACCTGCCTCTTTAGAAGCTGCATGTATCTTTTCCAGTTTTTTAATATCAGTAGGCTGTTTGGCTATAAAGAATATGTTAAATCCCTTTTGAATCCCTTCAAGAAGAATGTCTAAATTTTGCGGAGATTCGTCCAATATAAAACATGCATCTACTTGGTCGATATCAGCAAGATTTGGAGTGAGATCTACCTGTCGAACAATGCTATGGGGGCGTAAGTGTTGCTCCCATGCAAGACCTCTTGAAGCGTCTCCTACAATTCCAACTTTCATAAGCACAAATAATTAATGTGCTTAAGATGCACATGCAAACCTAATTTTCCAACTATGGATAAAAGGGCCTTAATCAGGCATTACTATGGCTAAAATAAAATAGATAAGAACGGGCGAACCATATGAAAAGAAAGCAGCGCCAATAAAAAGAATCCGTACAATAGTAGGATCCCATCCCAGATATTCTGCTAGACCACTACATACCCCGGCGATCATCTTGTCCTTCTTGGATTTTCTTAACTTAGCAGGCATAACAAAATATGTTTAAAATTAAAAAACTCCGCACTAGTACGGAGCCTTAAAATCGAAGTTTCAAAAAAAATTAAAAAAAGAAAAATCTAAAACTATTCTTTGAATTCATGATATACTTTGGCGGTATTTAAACCAATATAGGTAATGACAAATTCATTTCTTCCAGGTGGTAAGTTTGTCAAAGTAACTACCCCATTTTCATTAGCTGCTGAACCTATATTTGTACCCGAAACACTAACAGTAGCTCCAGCAAGGGGTTGAGAGGTTGCGTTTGTAATTTTAAACTTTACTTCATTATCTGAATAACTTAACAATACAGCTACAATATCATTATTTGAAGTAAAATCAGAATCAGATAATCGAAATACAATTGGTAATGTATATTTCACCTTAACTGGCTGTCCTCTTTGAATTCCAGGAGAGAATTTAGCTTCTTTTACCACTCGTAAAGCTTCTTCATCGGCTCCACCACCTATCCCACGGATGATCTCAGGACTTTCCACTTCTCCCTGTTCATTAACTATAAATTGTACGGTTACTCGCCCTTCTATACCGGCTCTTTTAGCCATTGTCGGATATATAACTTTACTTTGAAGTGAACTTAGTCCTCCTATAAGTTGAGGCATTTCTTCAACTACAATAAAGACATCCGGATCATCATGGCTTATTTCTTTGCCATCCAGTCCTAAAAATTGATCAATTGTCTGTGTAGCAGCTGCAACCCCATGAGAAGGCCCTACTATTTTTATAGCTTTATGAGTTACCCATAACTCGGCTTCAGAAATGCCATCAAGGAAATTGGAGCTCGATGAAATCACTACATCCATTTGATTAATTTTAAAACGAGCAGTATTGCCTATGAATTCTCCTGCGAGCTGGCCTTCATCAAATCTTGTTGGGGATATCTTGAATACTCCATATTCTCCAGTATTAATAAAAAGAGCAGAAAGCCCCGAAGAACTAGCTCCAGCATCTCCATCCTGGGAAAAAACTTCTTCTCCATTGATTTCAACAGTAATGCTTTTCATGCTAAACGAAGTGCCTTCGAGTTCTTCATAACTCAAACCTTCAGGTGCTCTTAAGTCGGAGCAAGCAATAGGTATAGTTATAATTATTAGCAGTAAGCTTAAAAATACTAAGCTTCGTTTAAGCGAGGTTTTATAAATAGAATGTTGTTTCATAGTTACAAGGCGTTTTTTAAGTGTAGATTGTCGTACAGCCATACTCACTGAGAATTCACTTAAACCCCTATTAAGAGGTAAAAGCTCATAAAGCATGGAGGCATATTTTTTTAAAGACACATCGGTTGTATTCAATACTTCCTGGTCACATGAGATCTCTCTGTAAGTTTCAATTTCTCGGGCACCAAATTTGATAAGTGGATGGAACCAAAACAGAGATTCAATAACGGATAGAAATAATTGTAATAAGTAATCTCCTCTACGAATATGAACTAGCTCATGCCTAATGGCCATTTCTATTTTTTTGGGTTTCGATTCAATTCTCTTAGGTAGTACTATTACCGGGTGTTTCCATCCAAAAGTGAAGGGAACTAAAGGGTGTTCTATGAAAGAGACTTTGACGTTTTGAAATGAGGTTCCTCTAAACTCGTTGATATTGCTTAAGCTGGTTTTGAACAGTCCCCTGTATAAAGCTTTAAGGCGATAATAGCTTATAGCCAATCTGATGATCATTATAACACTCACTATTCCAAGAATCATTGTAAGGACACCAAGAAGGAAGTTGGGCTCAAACCAGTTCAGGTTTACTACCTCGGCACTTCCAACAGAATTTTCGAGAAGAAATGTTTGCGGAGTTTCCACAATAAATAAAGCTGGATCAAAAGGTTGAGTCGAAGAAGTGTTTGATACAAAGAAATGAACTCCGAAAGCTGTAACTAACCCAAGCGGTATGGCAACTAAGGTTGCTGCTCTTAAGTGATAATGGTAGAGAGGGTTTAGTTTATTTGAGGAGCTTAAAGCCAAAAAAACAATAATAGCGATAGAAGTCCATATGAGTAAGGGAAACCAGAAAACGTCTAAGCTTTGTAAACCGGTTTGTTGAAGAAAATCATATAAAGCTTGCATATCAGTCCTCCAGCTTATCAATCAATTTTTTTATTTCAGCAACTTCTTCTTCGCTAAGATTCTCGTTCTTAACAAGAGTTTGAACTAATGCAGCAGGGGATCCTTTAAATACCTTATCTATTAGTTTATCGATAAGATTAAACTGAACTTCTTCGGGTTTTTTTGCGGCGCTATATACATAGGTTGCTCCATCTTTTCTGTACTTCAAATACCCTTTGTCATTCAGGTTTTTCATGATAGTCATTACGGTGGTGTAGGCAACCTTCCTCTCCTGAAGGATACGTTCCTGGACATCTGCAACGGTTGCTTCTCCAAGCTCCCATACATGATGCAGGATTTCCATTTCAGTTTCACCAAGGGGAGTCAAAGATTTCTTCATACTATTACGATTTAGTTAATACTAATATAATAGTATTAATATTTGAAGCAAACACTTTTTTGGAAAAGGAACTAACTAATGTTCCTTTTTATTTGCTGGGTATGAGTAATCGCGCATATCTCAGATGTATAGATTCAAATATTCAACGACCAAATCTTAAAGAATATTCAAAGGCTGTTTTTATTCTACATGATCAGTTGAATATTGATGCCTGGCCGGAATGGGTTAGGGAGGAAAAGCCTCTTCTAATATTTATAGAGTCGAAGGCCAAAGGTTCTTCTTTGCCATACCATAAAAAGAAGTTAGTATATCTATTGAGTTCGATGAGGCACTTTGCCTTAGAACAATGCTCAGAAGGTTATCCGGTATGTTATCACTCTACACCAGGTCATTATGATGACGGGCTCAGAGAATTATTAGGAGGAAGTATGGATTTGAAAATATCATATATGACTCCTTCCGAGTGGGAAACAAGACAAAGAATAAAAAGCATTTCTGAAGAATTTCCGGAGCGTCTTACGGAAGTTCCAAATACCTTTTTTCTTGCGGATGCTGATAAGTACAAAGAGAAAATAAGGCCGGGTTCTAGAATGGAGTATTTCTATAGGGACATGCGCAGGCAAACAGGTTACTTGATGAATGGAGAAGAGCCTGAAGGAGGTTCCTGGAATTATGATGATCAAAACAGGGAGAAACTTCCGAAAGGAATATCGATTTCGGAGCGAATGACTACCAAATTAGATGTAATTACAAAGGAAGTAATAGAATTGGTAAGGCATGAATTTGATAACCATTTTGGAGAGATTGAGAGCTTTGGATATGCAGTTACCAGGCTCTATGCATTACACCGGCTAAATGAATTCATAGAGAAGTGCCTGGATAACTTTGGGCCGTATGAGGATGCAATGAGCAATGGAGAGCCAGTAATTTTTCATTCTCACCTTTCTATGTATTTAAATAATGGACTCCTATTACCTGAAGAAGTGTGTGATGCTGTAATAAAGGCTTATAAAGAAGGAAAGGCCAGGCTGAACTCAGCGGAAGGGTTTATCAGGCAAGTGATTGGTTGGAGAGAATTTGTGAGAGTATACTATGAAGCGACCATGCCTGAAGCTCGGGATTTTAATTATTTCGAGTTTGATGAGAAGTTACCAGAGCTGTTTTGGACAGCTGATACTAAAATGAATTGCATGAAAGAATGTGTCAGTCCGGTAATAGAACAGGGCTATTCGCATCACATTCCTCGGTTAATGGTACTTAGCAATTTTAGCAAACTTACAAAAACAGATCCAGGGGATTTGAATGAGTGGTTTTGGTTTGCATATGTTGATGCCTATGAATGGGTAGTCCTTCCAAATGTATTAGGAATGTCCACATTTGCTGATGGTGGTATTTTAGCATCAAAACCATATGTAGCAGGTGGGAATTACATTAATAAGATGAGTGACT
This genomic window from Balneola sp. contains:
- a CDS encoding TonB family protein — its product is MQALYDFLQQTGLQSLDVFWFPLLIWTSIAIIVFLALSSSNKLNPLYHYHLRAATLVAIPLGLVTAFGVHFFVSNTSSTQPFDPALFIVETPQTFLLENSVGSAEVVNLNWFEPNFLLGVLTMILGIVSVIMIIRLAISYYRLKALYRGLFKTSLSNINEFRGTSFQNVKVSFIEHPLVPFTFGWKHPVIVLPKRIESKPKKIEMAIRHELVHIRRGDYLLQLFLSVIESLFWFHPLIKFGAREIETYREISCDQEVLNTTDVSLKKYASMLYELLPLNRGLSEFSVSMAVRQSTLKKRLVTMKQHSIYKTSLKRSLVFLSLLLIIITIPIACSDLRAPEGLSYEELEGTSFSMKSITVEINGEEVFSQDGDAGASSSGLSALFINTGEYGVFKISPTRFDEGQLAGEFIGNTARFKINQMDVVISSSSNFLDGISEAELWVTHKAIKIVGPSHGVAAATQTIDQFLGLDGKEISHDDPDVFIVVEEMPQLIGGLSSLQSKVIYPTMAKRAGIEGRVTVQFIVNEQGEVESPEIIRGIGGGADEEALRVVKEAKFSPGIQRGQPVKVKYTLPIVFRLSDSDFTSNNDIVAVLLSYSDNEVKFKITNATSQPLAGATVSVSGTNIGSAANENGVVTLTNLPPGRNEFVITYIGLNTAKVYHEFKE
- a CDS encoding SDR family oxidoreductase, whose protein sequence is MFKEDTLKGKTILITGGGSGLGLAMAKGFTRHGADVAICGRTEEKLQSAVNEISKEKEGAVSRYYIVDVRDHGAVSEMISKVISDYGSLEGLVNNAAGNFLSASEDLSPGGFKAIVDIVLHGSFNCTHAFGNYLINEGKEGAILNIVTTYAESTGCAFVLPSACSKAGVLTMTRSLGYEWAEYGIRVNAIAPGPFPTEGAWSRLVPGKDAEALFLKKIPMKRYGKHEELANLATFLMSDLAPYITGESVVIDGGERLQAGQFNFISELMSRDDLKKAFKSIRPK
- a CDS encoding cryptochrome/photolyase family protein, producing the protein MSNRAYLRCIDSNIQRPNLKEYSKAVFILHDQLNIDAWPEWVREEKPLLIFIESKAKGSSLPYHKKKLVYLLSSMRHFALEQCSEGYPVCYHSTPGHYDDGLRELLGGSMDLKISYMTPSEWETRQRIKSISEEFPERLTEVPNTFFLADADKYKEKIRPGSRMEYFYRDMRRQTGYLMNGEEPEGGSWNYDDQNREKLPKGISISERMTTKLDVITKEVIELVRHEFDNHFGEIESFGYAVTRLYALHRLNEFIEKCLDNFGPYEDAMSNGEPVIFHSHLSMYLNNGLLLPEEVCDAVIKAYKEGKARLNSAEGFIRQVIGWREFVRVYYEATMPEARDFNYFEFDEKLPELFWTADTKMNCMKECVSPVIEQGYSHHIPRLMVLSNFSKLTKTDPGDLNEWFWFAYVDAYEWVVLPNVLGMSTFADGGILASKPYVAGGNYINKMSDYCKNCAYKVKQKTGEEACPFNYLYWNFIDEQRETFVQNGRANFMVNLYEKKSEDEKKAIREDSEKFLSTLKRIS
- a CDS encoding acetyl-CoA C-acyltransferase, producing the protein MDMSTAYIVAAKRTACGKANKGSLRFTYPDTLGGEVIKDLLKEVPSLDSAQVDDVIMGCAFPEASQGLNIARQIAFLGGLPDSVPGVTVNRFCSSGLQTIAMASERIIAGGADVIIAGGVESMSMVPMGGLSFQPNPTLVDNRPEVYISMGLTAENVAEKYGISRENQDAFALQSHMRSIAAWENGKFDNQITTVQVEEKKITAEGELVKEIFSFSKDEGPRADTSVEVLSGLRAVFKAGGSVTAGNSSQMNDAAAAVLVMSEEKVKELGLTPIARYVGFDVAGVAPEYMGIGPVEAVPKVLKRTGVNKNSIDLIELNEAFAAQSLAVIRELELDQEITNVNGGAIAMGHPLGCTGAKLTTQILHEMQSRNSKYGMVTMCIGGGMGAAGIFENLN
- a CDS encoding BlaI/MecI/CopY family transcriptional regulator — protein: MKKSLTPLGETEMEILHHVWELGEATVADVQERILQERKVAYTTVMTIMKNLNDKGYLKYRKDGATYVYSAAKKPEEVQFNLIDKLIDKVFKGSPAALVQTLVKNENLSEEEVAEIKKLIDKLED
- a CDS encoding PspC domain-containing protein; the protein is MPAKLRKSKKDKMIAGVCSGLAEYLGWDPTIVRILFIGAAFFSYGSPVLIYFILAIVMPD